GCGCGGTCATGGGCGCGGGCGTGGGGGTGGCGGGGGGAGGGCCTGGAAGGCGGCAGGTGTCGTCACGACGTCCACGCCGCGCGCGCCCATGGCTTCCACATGGCCGCGCTCTCTCTCCGCTCCGCCCGAgtcgtcgccttcctcctcgatttTTCTGGGATttgtctccctccctccctctcgctggttttctcctctcctcctcccgctTTTATGGTCTCTTGCCCAcactcctttcttttaccttttcaTTCTTTTTGCTTTTGGCTCCCCGGCGCCATGGAACCTGGATTTTGacaaaatgcaaaaaataaaattTGAAGTTTTAATTTTTCTGAAAAAATAGGGATGTGCATCGggatgttttctactccctccgttttgaattacttgtcgcgggtatggatgtatctagatgtattttagttctagatacatccatttctgcgacgagtaatttggaacggaggaagtacaagcGTGTGAATTTTTATGATGAAATAAGTTAACATTTGAGATGTACAAAATATCACGTTCAACATGTGAGCTACACAAcaaaataaaatatttttcagGATTTTTTTAGCTCATCAAAATGTACTTTATCATGAAAATTTACATACATGTAGTATAGTACATCCCTATGGTTGTGTGCATCTTTCGGATTTGGTTGAAATTCGTAAGGctcatttaaaaaaattcaaaattagAGCACCTAAAACTGAGCCAAAAAAGCACGCTCATTCTTTTTAGTAATAATAACAAGTATCTTCTATATCTAAAGTGCTAGCTtcactaatactccctccgttcccaaatacttgtctttctaggcattttaaaTGGACTCAACGTACGgatatatgtagacatattttaaagtgtagattcactcattttacaccgtatgtagtcacttgttgaaatctctagaaagacaatatttagaaacggagggagtatatttttcttAACATGCAAGTATGTCATCTCATCATGCAACATGCATGGAAAATGGATCACCTTAACATGTCATCATGCATAGGAAATAGCTGACCTCAATATACGAACGTGCGTGATGATTTTAACTCTATTACACTATTTACATTTaacacatactccctccatcccataatataagagcgtcaaAAACGTGCGGGGTATGTTGCAACTATACAATAGTCAAACACGATAAATCATATGTATTTTTAGTTTTAGTTATCATTAAAATATAATAGAAAATATTTTCACTGCAACGTGCGGGATATCATCTAGTAATGTAATAAAAGCACTACTCCATACATAGGTTATTTGAAAAAGAAATCTAATAATATCAATTATGCTATATATGTAAGTTACATATCAATGGAGTAATTGCGGGTCAAGTTGTTATCCTAACAAAAGTTAAATGAGGGGACGAGGAGCGATGTTTATAAACTGAAACTTTGCGTCGACCGTCGACATAATCTTTAGGTACAACCTTGGCGGCTACCATGAGACCTTGATACAATTTCATTTATATTGGATTTATTTCGCCATCGTGCTCTTAAACCGACAGTGGGCATTTCACAATCCATAAAAGGAAGTACATGGCCCTTCTTTCTTGTGTCAATCGTTTTCGATTCTCTCTTGGGTCGATCTTTTgtgttgatggatgcatctcttctttgtCGACGCTTGAGAACACTACTAAATTGCCTTGATTACACCGGTGTTCCCATGTGATGATTAATTAAGAGAACGATAGGATTAGGCAGCTAGCTGCATCCATCGACGCTAGGTGCCGACCACGTACACAAGTACTCTTGTTTAATCCAACGTTATCTTTGGAGCATACAAATCTATCCTTTCTGCAAGGAACGAAGACAAAAAATACAACTGCTTTTTATACGTCTGGCTTGGTTTCTACGTAACTAATAAAGCGTGACTGCGCTAAGTGGTACTGTGTCGCGTAAAAGATGAAGTTTTAGACATGTCTTAAGTCAAACTTTGTTTTTTTTTGCGGAAGCTaacgttcttatattataggacagagggagtattaaattTTGACATCAATATTGTTTTAAAAATTGAAATAGAAACTGAGAAGTTGTGTCTTGAGAAATACTCTAAGAAAGTTATAACTTGTTTGTCATCGTACATGAATCGTAACAAAACTAGCGGCCTCGTCAATCTTACATCAAAATAGAGTCGTTTTCTCCTTTTGCTTTCTTAATCTGAAatttatttttaaataaattttaAGATGGTTCCAAatctatttaaaaaaatcaaaacagAGTTGTTTTCTTTTCATATTTGCAGGCCCTCTTCAATGTTTTCTTTTCCCATCGATGGATGCTGGAGGGAGAAGACTTCGACATCCCAAAAGTTTGGATGTATTTCCCTTTCTCTGTAAAAGGCGTGTTTATAAGGATATGCAATGCAGACATGAATTTTTGGAACATGGTTCCATGCACGCCCGTGAGAACAACAAAGCAATTTTTTTAAAAGTTTTTTCTCAAAAATATGGTTTTTTTGTAACATACATAGTTTTCTGGTATACGTCATGTTAAGTTTCACAAACAAATGACATCTGTGATAATCTGGGAAAAAATGTCAAAATTGAAGCTATATTAGAAAACACTATTTGGTGAATACTAAGGTCTCAATTGCAATTTCTTCACTAAGAACACCACAGATGTCAATACTTCACAAAACTTCACACGTGAGTAGAATGGTATGCCAAGTTTGATATCCCCCAAAAGCAAATTTTTAAAACTTTTCAACTTTTTCTTTCAAATTTACTATTCATGCGGTGCGCATACAACCATGTTCACTTTGGTATTTTCGCATGTGATATATTTAACATATAGCTATAGGCCTTTCCGGAAAAAACCACACACTAAAAACCACAGCAACCATGTAGGAATAGCCTAAGACGTTTTTAAGGAtgaatgaggcccagcccactacaGAGGTCTTACATGGGCCATCCGAGTTGGGTTCCACCGAAAGGCCGTATTTGCAGGGCCCATATGGGAGCACCAGGGAGGGACTGGCGTCATTCTAGGGCAAACCACCTCGAAGCAAACGATCACCGTCAGATTCAAATCCAACCGCAGGTACGCCATCCTTCCACCCCTTTTAAGCTGCCAAACCCTCTCGCGGAACTCCCCCCTGCGCCGTCGCCTTCCTGCTTGCCGCTCTCGCtccgcagacgccgccgccgccgccgccgccacggccagagCTCGACTCGCTCCCTAGAGGTACCACTCGCAGGAGCACGTCGCCCcgatccctccctcccccctctcccttctgTTTGTTCCCTAGATCGGCGCGTAGCTATTCCGGATCTCTAGTTTCACGGCGGCGCGGTGTATCTATGGCCTGATCCCTGGCGAACTGCAAGCTTGTAGTTTATTCTAGCGTGGCTAATGTCTTATTGATGCCTTGGTCTTATCTGGGAGCGATGTAGGATCAAAAGCAGCTCTAGTCCTTGTTAACTATTGATGTCGTGTACGTAGGTGTTTTCTTGCCTGTGTATCCTGTTCATGAGGTTGGAGACTAGAAGGAATAGTTTGCTGGAGAGCACGTTTGGTAATTTTTCGTGTTGTAGACTTGTAGTGGCTTGTGATTTGGGCCGATGAAATGCGAGAAATGAAATTAATTTTGTTTTGCTTCATTGTATCCTTGAGATAAACCTAGGAGATGCACCTGCTTTCAAATGCCATGAAATGTTTTGTGTTGTTAAATCTTTAGCGAGCTGAACATGAACCTTGCTTGGGTTGTCATATCGCCATGCTCTGTTTACATGTGTTAAGGAATCATGAACTTCGTTTCTGTCTGTTCACGTGTTGATGTGCTTAATTGTGTATCCACCTAGTTGAAGTGCATCACAGGTTTGTGCATGATTCGTTTTGGAACGTGATTCACTTTTGCTGGAGTAGCTAGTAACCAATCGTCCTATCTGCTTGTGTACTGTAGAATTTGCTTTGACTTGCATGGAAGATGccattgaactagttgaataaactCATCTTAGCCAGTGGCTGATAATTGGAAGCACTTGCATACATAGGATTATGTTCCTTTAACTGTATTGAATTGTTGTAACAATTTTCATTCTTGTGCCAACGTAGACCTTGCTAGAATGAATATCCAAAGTGTTAAAATGTAAAAACTGTTCCATTACTATTTACATACAATGCATGTTTGTCTTTTTTCCACTTCCATTTGTTTTCTAAAAGGCTGTTGTTATTCTGCAGGTAAGGATGGTGAGGGTCAGTGTGCTGAACGATGCTCTCAAGAGCATGTACAACGCTGAGAAGCGTGGGAAGAGGCAGGTCATGATCAGGCCTTCTTCCAAGGTCATTATCAAGTTCCTTATCGTCATGCAGAAGCACGGTTAGTTCTACCACCTGCATATTCTGTTTTGTTGTTGCTCTCTGAGAATCTGTAGCTGACTCTGTTCTCTTTGTTCTAGGATACATTGGCGAGTTTGAGTACGTTGATGATCACAGGTCTGGCAAGATCGTGGTCGAATTGAATGGCAGGCTGAACAAGTGTGGTGTCATCAGTCCTCGCTTTGATGTTGGTGTCAAGGAGATTGAGGGATGGACTGCAAGGCTCCTTCCTTCTCGTCAGGTCAGTTGCCTTAACTTACTACTGCTCATTGAATTGTGTATGTAACTTGATGCATAAACTGAGTGTTCTGCACGTGTCGGATCTTGGATCATTAACTTGATGTACATTCTCCCACCTGATTTGCAGTTTGGCTACATTGTGCTGACAACTTCTGCTGGGATCATGGACCATGAGGAGGCAAGGCGTAAGAATGTTGGTGGCAAAGTGCTAGGCTTTTTCTACTGAAAATGGAAAATGGAAAATTGGATGGAAGTACCTGAGATGTGTTAGTAGGATATTTCCCAAGGAACACCTAAGTTGTCTTTTTTTTGTCTGACTAGCTGCCGCTGCTTGTTGAGTTATTCTGGAATCTGTTATGCACTTTGGGATTGGGTGCCTTTGTTTGAAAACTATGAGCTGTGCCTGTCGTTAATTCTGAAAATTCTATATGCAATATTATGTTGTTCCGTCAAGATAGATGCCGAAGAGGTTTAAATCTAGTAATCTGCCCGGCTCACAGTAGTTTCAATCTTGTCTGTGAGCTCATGCTTAATTGTTTGACTTTGAGATTACAATTCAAGGCGAGTTTTTATCGTCTTGCATGACGATGTTCTGCTGGTGATTTGCATAGATAGTTGGGTGAAACTTGAAAAGTTTAGAAAATATAAGCTGCCTTCTCTACTGCCGGATTACATCTCCCAGCCGTTTGATTTTGCGTCCGATGGCCAACTTTTTCACCAGTGGCACTGCCTTCCTCCAACGGCCTTGGCACTGGTGATGTGCTTGAAGCACCAACGCCTTCCCACAGAAGTGGTGATGCTGTGACCCGAACCCAGATCGCAGATCTTTGCAGTGGTACCGGCGTTGCAGCTGCAGAAGCACAGCCGTCGTTGCGCCAGAGCTGTTGCTGATGCATTTGCGACAGAGATTGCCTCGTCGGCGGTGCTACTGCAGCACCGGTCGAAAAGCATTGCCGGGAGTCGAGCACCGGCCCTTGCAGCGGCGGCAAACGTGCTCCTAGTAGTGTGCGGCCTCACGGCGGTCCGCCTTGTCTCAGAAGAATCGACATGGACTGTATAAGCATCGATGCCTACCGTCGTTGACAGTGGGGCGGCTTGCAGCAAAGGATGGTGTCTAGAGAACAAGCCCCCGGCGAGTGCCCTGACCGAGAGGGAGCGCCACGCTGTGCAAAGGGAAGAAGGCCGAGCGGCAATTACTATGAAAAACTAAAACGTTTAGAAACAACCGGCTGATCACAGCGCGGGCGTCGATCACTTCAAACTTGTAGAACAAGCGTAAGACGAACAAAGACCGGATCTACCACTCGAGTTTCAAGACATAGACACATAGTGGAGCACTCGGGAGTGCTACACAAATACACAATACAACTTCCCAGTGCTGAAAAATCAGCAGCAAAAGTTGACATGACAAAAACACCAGCTCGCCACAAACAGGAATACAGCAGCCTCCACAACAAGAGCACTAGTATATTTCTTTTCAACGAAGCAACAGAGCACTAGTATAGATAGTATTGGTCGTAGAAATGCAAGACGGCGAATTTCCACGAACGAGAGCCAAGCCCACGGGAAGGGATGCACGCACAGTTTACACACTCCATTACAATCCTcccatggaggaggaagaagaagacatttGCCAAAGATGTATAGTTGCCCTACACGGCCTGACACccgcctagctagctagctacctccGCCGCCgcgcaccgccgtcgccgccggtgaAGCAGCTGGGAAGTAAGACGCCGACAGTGGCTACCGTCAGAGGCCATTGTTGGGGGGTATATACCTGGGAGGAGCTCCTCCCAGGCGAGGGAGTCCTCCATGGGAGACGCCGGGCAAGGCTTCATATATAGAACCGCACAAGCGCACGAGGCTTCCATCGGcgagtggaagctccggtggcccgGTGACCTAAGTGAGGGGGCATCTTCCCTGGCATATTCCTGAGCATATGAGAACTTCTGCTTTTCTCGCCCCCGTGCTTTGCTCCGCTTTGGAGTATTCAAAGGTATATTCTGTGCTTTCTCGCGTGGCTTTGGAGCCCTCTGTGATTGTGGAATAATTTGGGCGACTGCGAGCGGTCTCTGTACGTGTTTTGGAGTGGCTTGACGCAGCATGGGCTGGAAAGGTTGTTTGTTTGGTGCGTGGTCGCCTAGATCAAATCTTGCGTGGACCTACTGAACAGCTGACAACACTATGGCTGCCTTTGCATTGTCTGCCCCTACCTGTAGTatcctcttgatgatgatgtttttGAGGTACAAATCTCACCGGGCAAGTAAATCGTATTATCTCCAAAATATGCTCATGTTGTCTTTGATTAAGGCCCCCGTTCGGATCCCCTCCTGTTCCCAGCTTCATCGGCTCCGCTCGTGGAACTGGCCCGAACACAGCAGCTCCGAGAAGCCCCCGCTTCCCGGAGCAAACAACCCTCACAGTGCAAAAATGAGAAGCTGGTCAGACCCGTTTTCAAAAACCGAAGGAGGCGGAGTTGGACACTATTACCTGAAACCGCCAAAGCGCCAAGTGACCTCGGGGCAGCATATCGGTTCACTCAAAATATTTCTTTCTCCCCGATATGCTCTCTTTCCCATACTATTCGACCTAAAATATGGCCTGCCTTTCCTTCAAACGGGCCTAATGCAAGCTTATTAGGCTATTAGCCCAACCAATTGGAAGTGGAGCTGACCTCCCGGACAGTTTCTCTGAAGCCGATCTTTGTATGGGAAGCATGATTTTGCGAGGAGGAGCTGGTACTGGGGAGGATCCGAACGAGGTCTTATTACTACTTGTCATCTGATTTTTTTATGagaaaacttccgatctattcatcaCATGTCATAGTAGCACAATGAACACCAAAGTAACAAAAATTACAGCCAGACCCATAgatcacctagcgacgactataaaTACTGGAACAAGCTGAGGACACATCATGACTAGCCCCTCTCTAGAGAAAAAAAAGCAAGTCACATCCTAAAATAGAGAAACACTAGCCAAAACAAACTTGACATCACCACCATCAAATCAAGCCTAAGCCATTGACGCTAACTTCATGGGTTGGTGGCCGCCAATTCGCAAGACCATAACCCTAAGGGCTATTTGTTATCAACGGCGATGACCACACTAGGACACACATAGAACCGTGAGACTGTTATACCGCGCGCGATCGTCTCTACGTAGCGCCCCAAAACAATCCAAACTTGATCCATGGTTCCTTCCCTTTTCAGGTTTGGTTCTTCATAAAGGGGAGGGCGACTTGAAGAACTAGGAGAATGCTGAGTTGCAACTTGCAGTTGAGCCTAAAAAAAAGCAAGTGTGCGAGTCATGACTAGCCTCTCTCTAGAGAGAAAACAATATGTTCTATTCCAGATCAAGAACCGCTAACCGAAATAAATCTAACATCAACACCGTCAAATCAGTCCAAAGTCCTTGACGACAACTTGCTGTGTTTATGGCTTACGATCCGCGAGACAAAAACTCAAAGGGCTCTTTGTAACAACCATGTAATTTTTANNNNNNNNNNNNNNNNNNNNNNNNNNNNNNNNNNNNNNNNNNNNNNNNNNNNNNNNNNNNNNNNNNNNNNNNNNNNNNNNNNNNNNNNNNNNNNNNNNNNNNNNNNNNNNNNNNNNNNNNNNNNNNNNNNNNNNNNNNNNNNNNNNNNNNNNNNNNNNNNNNNNNNNNNNNNNNNNNNNNNNNNNNNNNNNNNNNNNNNNNNNNNNNNNNNNNNNNNNNNNNNNNNNNNNNNNNNNNNNNNNNNNNNNNNNNNNNNNNNNNNNNNNNNNNNNNNNNNNNNNNNNNNNNNNNNNNNNNNNNNNNNNNNNNNNNNNNNNNNNNNNNNNNNNNNNNNNNNNNNNNNNNNNNNNNNNNNNNNNNNNNNNNNNNNNNNNNNNNNNNNNNNNNNNNNNNNNNNNNNNNNNNNNNNNNNNNNNNNNNNNNNNNNNNNNNNNNNNNNNNNNNNNNNNNNNNNNNNNNNNNNNNNNNNNNNNNNNNNNNNNNNNNNNNNNNNNNNNNNNNNNNNNNNNNNNNNNNNNNNNNNNNNNNNNNNNNNNNNNNNNNNNNNNNNNNNNNNNNNNNNNNNNNNNNNNNNNNNNNNNNNNNNNNNNNNNNNNNNNNNNNNNNNNNNNNNNNNNNNNNNNNNNNNNNNNNNNNNNNNNNNNNNNNNNNNNNNNNNNNNNNNNNNNNNNNNNNNNNNNNNNNNNNNNNNNNNNNNNNNNNNNNNNNNNNNNNNNNGGAAAAAAAAAACACAAGCCTGTTCTCCCCAGATCCCCTCCTCGTCCCCGATTCGATTCGATTCCCCGCATCGGCCGGTACCAATCCGGCGCCCGCCACCCCACACTCCGCCGATGTTCCTCCGATCGCGCCGCCTGTGATCACCCCGCTCTCTTCTCTCTCGCCAGCTCAGCCAGCCGCCGGTTAGGATCGGGGCCGGGGGAGCGCGATGGCCGCGCCGCCGGCTAGGGCCCGCGCCGAC
The Triticum dicoccoides isolate Atlit2015 ecotype Zavitan chromosome 3A, WEW_v2.0, whole genome shotgun sequence genome window above contains:
- the LOC119269516 gene encoding 40S ribosomal protein S15a-1, producing MVRVSVLNDALKSMYNAEKRGKRQVMIRPSSKVIIKFLIVMQKHGYIGEFEYVDDHRSGKIVVELNGRLNKCGVISPRFDVGVKEIEGWTARLLPSRQFGYIVLTTSAGIMDHEEARRKNVGGKVLGFFY